The following are from one region of the Myotis daubentonii chromosome 2, mMyoDau2.1, whole genome shotgun sequence genome:
- the LOC132228005 gene encoding LOW QUALITY PROTEIN: transcription initiation factor TFIID subunit 1-like (The sequence of the model RefSeq protein was modified relative to this genomic sequence to represent the inferred CDS: inserted 1 base in 1 codon; substituted 2 bases at 2 genomic stop codons) gives MSDTDSDEDSTGGFPFSLTGFLFGNINGGLQLEGESVLDDECKKHLAGLGALGLGSLITELMANEELTGNDGALVDDEGWIRSTGDAVDYSDISEVAEDESRRYQHTMGSLQPLCHSEYDDDDYDADCEDMDCKLMPPPPPHPGPLKKDKDQDAITGMSEDGGGIIMPFIIAPSSLASEKVDFSSSSDSESEMGPQEATQAESEDGKLTLPLAGIMQHDATKLLPSVTELFPEFRPGKVLRFLRLFGPGKNVPSVWRSARRKRKRKHCELIQEKQIQEVECSIESEVNQKSLWTYDCAPPPPPEQCLSDDEITMMAPVESKFSQSTGDIDKVTDTKARVAEWRYGPARLWYDMLGVPEDGSGFDYGFKLRKMGHEPVIKGRMMEDFRKFEESSGTVLLADENFLMATQLHWEDDIIWDGEDVKHKGTKPQRASLEGWLPSSTIRNAIAYNVQQGCAATLDDDKPWYSIFPIDNEELVYGRWEDNIIWDAQAMPRLLEPPVLTLDPNDENLILEIPDEAEEATSNSPSKESKKESSLKKSRILLGKAGVTKKELQQNMSQPEVKDPWNLSNDEYYYPKQQGLHGTFGGNSIQHSIPAVELRQPFFPTHMGPIKLRQFHRPALKKYSFGALSQPGPHSVQPLLKHIRKKAKVRQQERQASGGGEMFFMRTPQDLTGKDGDLILAEYSEENGPLMMQVGMATKIKNYYKRKPGKDPGAPDCKYGETVYCHTSPFLGSLHPGQLLQAFENNLFRAPIYLHKMPETDFLIIRTRQGYYIRELVDIFVIGQQCPLFEVPGPNSKRANTHIRDFLQVFIYRLFWKSADRPRRIRMEDIKTAFPCHSESSIWKRLKLCADFKRTGMDSNWWVLKSDFRLPTEEEIRAMVSPEQCCAYYSMRAAEQRLKDAGYGEKSFFAPEKENEEDFQMKTDDEVRTAPWNTTRAFIAAMKGKCLLEVTGVADPTGCGEGFSYVKIPNKPTQQKDDKEPQPVKKTVTGTDADLRRLSLKNAKQLLCKFGVPEEEMKKLSRWEVIDVVRTMSTEQAHSGEGSMSKFARGSRFSVAEHQERYKEECQRIFDLQNKVLSSTEVLSTDTDSSSAEDSDFEEMGKAIEDMLQNKKTSPQLSREREEQERKELQRMLLAAGSAAAGNNHRDDDTASVTSLNSSATGRCLKIYRTFRDEEGKEYVRCETVRKPAVIDAYVRIRTTKDEEFIRKFALFDEQRREKMRKERRRIQEQLRRLRRNREKEKLKGPPEKKPKKLKERPDLKLKCGACGAIGHMRTNKCCPLYYQTSAPPSNPVAMTEEQEEELEKTVIHNDSEELIKVEGTKIVLGKQLIESADEVRRKSLVLKFPKQQLPPKKKWRVVTTXHCDYLNRPHKTIHRRQTDPMVTLSSILESIINDLRDLPNTYPFHTPVNGKVVKDYYKIITXPMDLQTLRENVRKRLYPSREELREHLELIVKSSTTYRPKHSLTQVSQSMLELCDEKLKEKEDKLARLEKAINPLLDDDDPVTFSFILDNIVTQKMIAVPDSWPFHHPVNKNFVPDDYEVIVSPMDLKTIRKNISKHKYQSRKSFPDDDNLILANSVKYNGPESQYTKTAQEIVNVCCQTLTEYNEHLTQLEKDICTSKEAALEEAELDGLDPMTPGPYAPQPPDLYDTNKSLSMSRDASVFQDESNMSVLDIPTTTPEKQVTQEGEDADGDLADEEEGTVXQPQASVPYEDLLMSEGEDDEEDAGSDEEGDNPFSAIQLSENGSDSDVGSGGIIPKQPRMLQENTRMGVGNEESMMSYEGDGGEASHGLEDSNISYGSYEEPDPKSNTQDTSFSSIGGYEVSEEEEDEEEEDEEEEQHSGPSVLCQVHLSEDEEDSEDFHSIAGDSDLDSDE, from the exons ATGTCAGACACGGACAGCGATGAAGATTCGACTGGGGGCTTCCCATTTTCTTTAACTGGATTCCTTTTCGGCAACATCAATGGAGGCTTGCAGCTGGAGGGGGAAAGCGTCTTGGACGATGAGTGTAAGAAGCACTTGGCAGGCTTGGGGGCTTTGGGTCTGGGCAGCCTGATCACTGAACTCATGGCAAATGAAGAATTGACTGGGAATGACGGTGCTCTGGTAGATGATGAGGGATGGATCAGGAGCACAGGAGATGCTGTGGACTATTCAGACATCAGTGAGGTAGCAGAAGATGAAAGTCGGAGATACCAGCACACAATGGGGAGCTTGCAGCCCCTTTGCCACTCAgaatatgatgatgatgactatGATGCTGATTGTGAAGACATGGATTGCAAGTTGatgcctcctccacctccacaccCAGGACCATTAAAGAAGGATAAGGACCAGGATGCTATTACGGGTATGTCTGAAGATGGAGGAGGCATCATCATGCCCTTCATCATTGCCCCTTCCTCTTTGGCCTCAGAAAAAGTGGACTTCAGTAGTTCCTCTGACTCAGAATCTGAGATGGGACCTCAGGAAGCAACACAGGCAGAATCTGAGGATGGAAAACTGACGCTGCCGTTGGCTGGGATTATGCAGCATGATGCTACCAAGCTGTTGCCGAGTGTCACAGAACTTTTCCCAGAATTTCGGCCTGGAAAGGTGTTACGCTTCCTCCGTCTTTTTGGACCAGGAAAGAATGTCCCATCTGTTTGGCGGAGTGCtcggagaaagaggaaaaggaagcacTGTGAGCTGATACAGGAAAAGCAGATTCAGGAGGTGGAGTGCTCAATAGAATCGGAAGTCAACCAGAAGTCTTTATGGACCTACGACTGTGCTCCGCCACCTCCTCCAGAGCAATGTCTCTCTGATGATGAAATCACAATGATGGCTCCTGTGGAGTCCAAGTTTTCCCAGTCTACTGGGGATATAGATAAAGTGACAGATACCAAAGCAAGAGTAGCTGAGTGGCGTTATGGGCCTGCCCGACTGTGGTATGATATGCTGGGTGTCCCTGAGGATGGCAGTGGGTTTGACTATGGCTTCAAACTGAGAAAGATGGGACATGAACCTGTGATAAAAGGTAGAATGATGGAGGACTTTAGGAAATTTGAGGAAAGCAGTGGCACGGTTCTTCTGGCTGATGAAAACTTCCTGATGGCGACACAACTGCATTGGGAGGATGATATCATTTGGGATGGGGAGGATGTCAAACACAAAGGGACAAAACCTCAGCGTGCAAGCCTGGAAGGCTGGCTTCCTTCCAGCACGATTAGAAATGCCATCGCTTACAATGTTCAGCAAGGTTGTGCAGCCACCCTGGATGATGACAAGCCTTGGTACtccatttttcccattgacaATGAGGAACTGGTGTATGGACGTTGGGAGGACAACATTATTTGGGATGCTCAGGCCATGCCCCGGCTGTTGGAGCCTCCTGTTTTGACACTGGATCCCAATGACGAGAATCTCATTTTGGAAATTCCTGATGAGGCGGAAGAGGCCACATCTAACTCCCCCTCCAAGGAGAGTAAAAAGGAATCATCTCTAAAGAAGAGTCGAATTCTCTTAGGGAAAGCAGGAGTCACCAAGAAGGAACTACAGCAGAACATGTCTCAGCCAGAAGTGAAAGATCCATGGAATCTCTCCAATGATGAATATTACTACCCCAAGCAACAGGGTCTTCATGGCACTTTTGGAGGAAATAGCATCCAGCACTCAATTCCTGCTGTGGAATTACGGCAGCCCTTCTTTCCCACCCATATGGGGCCCATCAAACTCCGGCAATTCCATCGCCCAGCTCTGAAGAAGTACTCCTTTGGGGCATTGTCTCAGCCAGGTCCCCACTCAGTCCAACCCTTGCTAAAGCACATAAGAAAGAAGGCTAAGGTGAGACAACAAGAGAGGCAAGCTTCAGGTGGTGGAGAGATGTTTTTTATGCGCACACCTCAGGACCTCACAGGCAAAGATGGAGATCTTATTCTAGCAGAATACAGTGAGGAAAATGGACCATTAATGATGCAGGTTGGCATGGCAACCAAGATAAAAAACTATTATAAGCGGAAACCTGGAAAAGATCCTGGGGCCCCAGATTGTAAATATGGAGAAACTGTTTACTGCCATACCTCTCCTTTCCTGGGCTCTCTCCATCCTGGCCAGTTGCTGCAGGCGTTTGAGAACAATCTCTTTCGTGCCCCAATTTATCTTCATAAGATGCCAGAAACTGATTTCCTTATCATTCGGACAAGACAAGGCTACTACATTCGGGAATTGGTGGATATCTTTGTGATTGGCCAGCAGTGCCCCTTGTTTGAAGTTCCTGGGCCCAACTCCAAAAGGGCCAATACACATATTCGAGATTTTCTCCAGGTTTTTATTTACCGCCTCTTCTGGAAGAGTGCAGATCGGCCACGGCGGATCCGAATGGAAGATATAAAAACAGCCTTTCCCTGTCATTCAGAAAGCAGCATCTGGAAGAGGCTAAAGCTCTGTGCTGACTTCAAACGCACAGGGATGGACTCAAATTGGTGGGTGCTGAAGTCTGATTTTCGTTTACCAACTGAAGAGGAGATCAGAGCTATGGTGTCTCCAGAGCAGTGCTGTGCTTATTACAGTATGAGAGCTGCAGAGCAGCGACTCAAGGATGCTGGTTATGGTGAGAAGTCCTTTTTTGCTCCAGAAAAAGAAAACGAGGAAGATTTCCAGATGAAGACTGATGATGAGGTTCGCACTGCTCCTTGGAACACCACAAGGGCCTTCATTGCTGCCATGAAGGGCAAGTGTCTCTTGGAGGTGACTGGGGTGGCAGATCCCACAGGGTGTGGTGAAGGATTTTCCTATGTGAAGATTCCAAACAAACCAACGCAACAGAAGGATGATAAAGAGCCTCAGCCAGTGAAGAAAACAGTGACAGGAACAGATGCAGACCTCCGTCGCCTCTCTTTGAAAAATGCCAAGCAACTTCTATGTAAATTTGGCGTGCCTGAGGAAGAGATGAAAAAGTTGTCCCGCTGGGAAGTGATTGATGTGGTGCGCACAATGTCAACAGAACAGGCCCACTCTGGGGAAGGGTCAATGAGTAAATTTGCCCGTGGATCAAGGTTTTCTGTGGCTGAGCATCAAGAACGTTACAAAGAGGAATGTCAACGCATCTTTGACCTACAAAACAAGGTTTTGTCATCAACTGAAGTCTTATCAACTGATACAGATAGCAGCTCAGCTGAAGACAGTGACTTTGAAGAAATGGGGAAGGCTATAGAGGACATGTTGCAGAATAAGAAAACCAGCCCTCAGCTGTCACGAGAACGGGAGGAGCAGGAGCGGAAGGAACTACAGAGGATGCTACTGGCAGCAGGTTCGGCAGCAGCAGGAAACAATCACAGAGATGATGATACAGCTTCTGTGACTAGCCTGAACTCTTCTGCCACTGGCCGTTGTCTCAAGATTTATCGCACATTTCGAGATGAAGAGGGAAAAGAATATGTTCGCTGTGAGACGGTCCGAAAGCCAGCTGTCATAGATGCCTATGTGCGCATACGGACTACAAAAGATGAGGAGTTCATTCGAAAATTCGCCCTTTTTGATGAACAGCGTCGAGAAAAGATGCGAAAAGAACGGCGGAGGATTCAAGAGCAGCTGAGGCGGCTTAGGCGGAACCGGGAAAAGGAGAAGCTTAAGGGTCCTCCTGAGAAAAAGCCAAAAAAGTTGAAGGAGCGTCCTGACCTAAAACTGAAATGTGGGGCTTGTGGAGCCATTGGGCACATGAGGACAAACAAATGCTGCCCCCTCTATTATCAAACAAGTGCTCCACCTTCCAATCCTGTTGCCATGACAGAGGAACAGGAAGAGGAGTTGGAAAAGACAGTCATTCATAATGATAGTGAAGAACTTATCAAGGTTGAAGGGACCAAGATTGTTTTGGGGAAACAGCTAATTGAGAGTGCAGATGAGGTTCGCAGAAAGTCTCTAGTTCTCAAGTTCCCTAAACAGCAACTCCCCCCTAAGAAGAAATGGCGAGTTGTAACCA CCCACTGTGACTATTTGAATAGACCTCATAAGACCATCCACCGGCGCCAGACAGACCCCATGGTGACACTGTCATCTATCTTGGAGTCTATCATCAACGACCTGAGAGATCTTCCAAATACTTACCCTTTCCACACTCCAGTCAATGGGAAGGTTGTAAAGGACTACTACAAAATTATTACTTGACCAATGGACTTACAGACACTTCGTGAAAATGTGCGTAAACGCCTCTACCCATCTCGGGAAGAGCTCAGAGAGCATTTGGAGCTCATTGTGAAAAGTAGCACAACCTACAGGCCAAAACACTCATTGACCCAGGTCTCTCAATCCATGCTGGAGCTCTGTGATGAAAAactgaaagagaaagaagacaaatTGGCTCGTTTAGAGAAAGCTATCAATCCCTTGTTGGATGATGATGACCCagtgacattttcttttattctggatAATATTGTCACCCAGAAAATGATAGCAGTTCCAGATTCTTGGCCATTTCATCACCCAGTTAATAAGAATTTTGTTCCAGATGATTATGAAGTGATTGTCAGTCCAATGGATTTAAAGACTATACGGAAGAATATCTCCAAGCACAAGTATCAGAGTCGAAAGAGCTTCCCAGATGATGACAACCTTATCCTTGCTAACAGTGTTAAGTACAACGGGCCTGAAAGTCAGTATACTAAGACTGCTCAGGAGATTGTGAACGTCTGTTGCCAGACATTGACTGAGTATAACGAACATTTGACTCAACTTGAGAAGGATATTTGTACATCTAAAGAAGCAGCTTTGGAAGAAGCAGAATTAGACGGTTTGGACCCAATGACCCCAGGGCCTTACGCACCTCAGCCACCTGATTTATATGATACCAACAAATCCCTCAGTATGTCTCGAGATGCCTCTGTATTTCAAGATGAGAGCAATATGTCTGTCCTGGATATTCCCACTACCACTCCAGAAAAGCAGGTGACACAGGAAGGTGAAGATGCAGATGGCGATCTTGCAGATGAAGAGGAAGGAACCGTGTAACAGCCTCAAGCCAGTGTCCCGTATGAGGATTTGCTTATGTCTGAAGGAGAAGATGATGAGGAAGATGCTGGCAGTGACGAAGAAGGAGATAATCCTTTCTCTGCTATCCAACTGAGTGAAAATGGAAGTGACTCTGATGTGGGATCCGGTGGGATAATACCCAAACAGCCCCGCATGCTTCAGGAGAACACAAGGATGGGCGTGGGAAATGAAGAAAGCATGATGTCCTATGAGGGAGACGGTGGGGAGGCTTCTCATGGTTTGGAGGATAGCAACATCAGTTATGGGAGCTATGAGGAGCCCGACCCCAAGTCGAACACCCAAGACACAAGCTTCAGCAGCATCGGTGGGTATGAGGTAtcagaggaggaagaagatgaggaggaagaagatgaggaggaagagcagCACTCTGGGCCGAGCGTGCTATGCCAGGTCCACCTGTCAGAGGACGAGGAGGACAGTGAGGATTTCCACTCGATTGCTGGGGACAGTGACTTGGACTCTGATGAATGA